Proteins found in one Deltaproteobacteria bacterium IMCC39524 genomic segment:
- a CDS encoding pseudouridine synthase: MQQRLQKIIAAAGYCSRRRAEELIAAGRVRVDGHVAVIGEKADGQAAVILVDDKPLQSAEKLVYVLINKPLGTVTTLSDPEGRPVVTELVKEFGVRLFPVGRLDINTSGLLLLTNDGALANRLAHPSHQVDKRYLVKVRGQLSNASKRQLEEGVELEDGMSSPAKLVNLRISGNHSWFELIIHEGRNRQVRRMCEALGYQVSRLVRIGYAFLTLDNLAPGQKRLLSEREVKRLQGLNKKG, from the coding sequence ATGCAGCAACGCCTGCAAAAAATAATCGCCGCAGCGGGCTATTGCTCCCGTCGACGTGCTGAAGAACTGATTGCGGCGGGCAGGGTGCGTGTCGATGGTCATGTCGCAGTTATCGGCGAAAAGGCAGACGGCCAGGCTGCGGTTATTCTGGTTGATGACAAACCGCTGCAGTCGGCTGAAAAACTTGTCTATGTTCTGATCAATAAGCCTCTGGGAACAGTGACAACTTTAAGTGATCCAGAGGGCCGTCCTGTAGTCACGGAACTGGTCAAAGAGTTTGGCGTACGTCTCTTTCCTGTCGGTCGCCTGGATATCAACACCTCTGGCTTACTGCTGTTAACCAACGATGGTGCTTTGGCTAATCGTTTGGCTCATCCGAGCCACCAGGTGGATAAACGCTACCTGGTCAAGGTGCGTGGGCAACTGTCCAACGCTTCAAAGCGTCAGCTCGAAGAAGGTGTTGAACTTGAGGACGGCATGTCGTCGCCGGCTAAACTTGTCAATCTGCGGATCAGTGGCAATCACAGCTGGTTTGAGTTGATTATTCATGAAGGTCGCAATCGTCAGGTCCGTCGCATGTGTGAGGCCCTGGGGTATCAAGTCAGTCGGCTGGTCCGTATTGGCTACGCCTTTTTGACTCTGGATAATCTTGCTCCCGGGCAGAAACGTCTGCTTTCTGAACGAGAGGTTAAGCGTTTACAGGGGTTGAATAAAAAAGGATAG
- a CDS encoding glucose-6-phosphate isomerase — MSISLDYTNMMKVAIGSDYGVHDEELAELSVQTKAIHQLIQKRRDAGELPFFDLPNDQAMITEVLSLAKEIQEQFDNLVVLGIGGSALGTTAVFNALCYGHNLKDKEQRGDLPRLFVLDNVDPDGFSAHLDLCDPARTCFLVISKSGTTVETTSQFLVARRWLENAVGASYRKHFVLITDPKKGVLRELADREGYRSCAIPAGVGGRFSIFTPVGLLPLACVGVDIRQLLKGASEFSEHLCHDDLKTNPAYLNATLQYLAYQKGLTISVLMPYSDRLRDISDWFRQLWAESLGKKFGTDGTLRNVGPTPVNALGSTDQHSQVQLYMEGPFDKVVTFVALDSFDRDLPLPGYEASPQMAYLEGHSLGELIGVEQQATAAALTRNGRSNCTIRLPGVTPETVGALLFLFEVQTLFAGYLFDVDPLDQPGVEEGKLFTYALMGRQGYDEKAAEFKSIQGRLEPRILSCG; from the coding sequence ATGTCGATATCACTTGATTACACCAATATGATGAAGGTTGCCATTGGCTCAGACTACGGTGTCCACGACGAAGAACTCGCCGAACTGTCCGTTCAGACCAAGGCCATTCATCAACTGATCCAGAAACGGCGCGATGCTGGTGAGTTGCCCTTCTTTGACCTGCCGAATGATCAGGCCATGATTACTGAAGTGCTCTCCCTTGCCAAAGAGATCCAGGAGCAGTTCGATAATCTTGTGGTGCTTGGAATAGGGGGGTCTGCTCTCGGTACCACGGCCGTTTTTAACGCACTCTGTTACGGCCACAACCTGAAGGACAAAGAGCAACGAGGTGATTTGCCGAGGCTGTTTGTTCTCGACAACGTTGACCCTGATGGTTTTTCGGCGCATCTCGATCTCTGTGACCCAGCGCGAACCTGTTTCCTGGTGATCAGCAAGTCCGGCACAACTGTGGAGACAACCAGTCAGTTTCTGGTTGCTCGGCGCTGGCTTGAAAATGCTGTCGGAGCCTCTTATCGCAAACACTTTGTGCTGATTACCGACCCCAAAAAAGGCGTCCTGCGTGAATTGGCTGATCGAGAAGGCTATCGCAGTTGCGCTATCCCGGCAGGTGTCGGTGGCCGGTTCAGCATTTTTACGCCTGTAGGCCTGTTGCCTTTGGCCTGTGTTGGTGTTGATATCAGACAGCTACTCAAGGGTGCGAGTGAGTTTTCAGAACATCTCTGCCACGATGACCTGAAGACAAATCCGGCTTACCTGAACGCAACTCTTCAATATCTTGCCTATCAGAAAGGGTTGACGATCTCAGTGTTGATGCCATACAGCGACCGGTTGAGAGATATTTCAGACTGGTTCCGGCAATTATGGGCGGAGAGTCTTGGTAAAAAATTCGGTACAGACGGCACTTTACGAAATGTCGGGCCCACCCCAGTGAATGCTCTTGGCTCAACAGATCAGCACTCCCAGGTCCAGCTTTATATGGAAGGGCCTTTCGATAAGGTCGTCACTTTTGTTGCCCTTGACAGCTTTGATCGGGATCTTCCTTTACCGGGTTACGAGGCTTCACCGCAGATGGCTTACCTTGAAGGTCATTCCCTTGGCGAACTCATCGGCGTGGAGCAACAGGCGACTGCCGCAGCTCTCACCAGGAACGGCCGGTCAAACTGTACGATCAGACTTCCGGGGGTCACTCCGGAGACTGTTGGGGCACTGCTGTTCCTGTTTGAAGTGCAGACTCTTTTCGCAGGTTATCTTTTTGATGTTGACCCTCTCGATCAGCCCGGAGTGGAAGAAGGTAAGCTTTTCACCTACGCTCTAATGGGCCGACAAGGGTACGATGAGAAGGCAGCAGAATTCAAGTCAATCCAAGGTCGTCTTGAGCCGCGAATTCTTTCTTGTGGTTGA
- a CDS encoding AAA family ATPase encodes MSYLEHYGLDREPFSNAPDARFYYNSDLHSQALLRLMYAVDSNKGLAVLVGGVGTGKTTLARRMLDNLPEDRYESSLLVMVHSGITPEWILTRIALQLGVDEPAGDRLKLLKQLYTRLLEIEDEGRRAVVLIDEAQMLQSRELMEEFRGLLNLEIPGKKLLNIVFFGLTELEDCLALDEPLAQRVAVKYHLKSMTVETTTSYIKHRLQVAGAKEVLYDAEVIPLIHRYAGGVPRLINTISDNCLFEAYLRKMHKVDSRIAHSVAGDLGLLQHPLSELPRAIIKDELSEIENMLDKLEQKQ; translated from the coding sequence ATGAGTTACCTGGAGCATTATGGATTGGATCGGGAGCCCTTCTCCAACGCACCCGACGCACGTTTTTATTATAATAGTGACTTGCACAGTCAGGCGCTGTTGCGACTAATGTATGCCGTTGACTCCAACAAAGGGCTGGCCGTCCTGGTTGGTGGTGTTGGCACGGGCAAGACAACTCTGGCCCGACGTATGCTGGATAATTTGCCAGAAGATCGTTACGAATCTTCGCTGCTGGTTATGGTTCACTCCGGGATCACTCCTGAGTGGATTCTGACCCGTATCGCGCTTCAGCTCGGAGTCGACGAACCGGCTGGTGATCGTCTCAAGCTACTCAAGCAACTTTATACGCGTTTACTTGAGATCGAGGATGAAGGGCGGCGCGCGGTCGTCCTGATTGATGAAGCGCAGATGTTGCAAAGTCGTGAGCTGATGGAAGAATTCCGTGGCTTGCTCAACCTGGAGATTCCGGGCAAGAAGCTGCTTAATATTGTTTTCTTCGGCTTGACGGAGCTGGAAGATTGCCTGGCCCTTGATGAACCACTTGCCCAGAGAGTCGCCGTCAAATATCACCTCAAGTCAATGACTGTTGAAACGACGACTTCTTATATCAAGCATCGTCTTCAAGTTGCTGGTGCCAAGGAGGTCCTCTATGATGCTGAGGTCATTCCCCTGATTCATCGCTACGCAGGTGGTGTGCCTCGACTGATTAACACCATCAGTGACAACTGTCTTTTTGAGGCCTATCTGCGTAAAATGCACAAAGTCGACTCCCGAATCGCTCATAGCGTGGCCGGAGATCTCGGCCTCCTGCAGCACCCTCTTTCGGAACTACCGCGAGCAATAATAAAAGATGAGCTTTCCGAAATTGAAAACATGCTCGACAAGCTCGAACAAAAACAATAA
- the miaA gene encoding tRNA (adenosine(37)-N6)-dimethylallyltransferase MiaA yields the protein MVSTEIDKRPVLPVICGPTAVGKTVLALQLAEAFDGEIISADSRQVFRFMDIGTAKPTLEEQQRARHHLIDVAWPDEEFHAAHFLAHAEPLVKDITQRNKRPFLVGGTGLYIKAFTEGLLDAPSADQAFREHLQARAEKEGRSVLHAELARVDPESAARLHPNDLIRIVRALEVYEQSGKPLSSLQDDHGFRGQPYRTIKICLHMDRDALYQRINQRAKVMFEEGLLEEAESLLKAGYDPALKTLRTIGYRQAFALLSGTMTYEEALDSLQQATRRYAKQQLTWFRKDKSMIWLESCVDFVTIRKMIDEFYCI from the coding sequence ATGGTGTCGACTGAAATTGACAAGCGACCGGTGCTCCCTGTTATATGCGGACCGACAGCTGTGGGAAAAACGGTCCTCGCCCTGCAGTTGGCAGAGGCCTTTGACGGTGAGATCATTTCTGCAGATTCCCGCCAGGTCTTTCGCTTCATGGATATCGGCACTGCAAAGCCGACTCTTGAGGAACAGCAAAGGGCCAGGCATCACCTGATCGATGTGGCCTGGCCGGATGAAGAGTTTCACGCTGCTCACTTTTTGGCTCATGCTGAACCTCTCGTAAAAGACATTACACAAAGGAATAAACGGCCCTTCCTGGTTGGCGGTACGGGTCTCTATATCAAGGCTTTTACGGAAGGGCTTCTGGATGCGCCTTCAGCTGATCAGGCGTTTCGTGAGCATCTGCAAGCGCGGGCTGAGAAAGAAGGTCGTTCGGTGCTGCATGCAGAACTTGCCAGGGTGGACCCTGAGTCTGCCGCCCGTTTGCACCCCAATGATCTGATCAGGATTGTCCGTGCCCTGGAAGTGTATGAGCAGTCAGGAAAGCCCTTATCGTCTCTGCAGGATGACCATGGCTTTAGAGGCCAGCCGTATCGAACCATCAAGATCTGTTTACACATGGATCGAGACGCCCTGTACCAGCGAATCAACCAGCGAGCCAAAGTCATGTTTGAAGAGGGATTGCTGGAAGAAGCAGAGTCCTTGTTGAAAGCTGGCTATGATCCTGCTCTAAAGACCTTGCGTACTATCGGTTATCGTCAGGCTTTCGCTCTGTTGAGTGGCACGATGACATATGAGGAGGCTCTCGATAGTCTGCAGCAAGCAACAAGACGCTATGCAAAACAACAATTAACCTGGTTTCGTAAAGACAAATCAATGATTTGGCTTGAATCCTGTGTCGACTTTGTTACAATTCGGAAAATGATTGATGAATTCTATTGCATTTAG
- the hfq gene encoding RNA chaperone Hfq: MAKSPFNIQDQYLNQARKERVVVEISMMSGEKLKGHIKSFDSFCVLVDSSGDLLLYKHAITSITSADGNFRLHGGRD; the protein is encoded by the coding sequence ATGGCAAAATCACCATTCAATATCCAGGATCAATATCTTAATCAGGCACGTAAAGAGAGAGTCGTTGTGGAAATTTCCATGATGTCTGGCGAAAAACTCAAGGGCCATATTAAGTCTTTTGACAGCTTTTGTGTTTTGGTAGACAGCAGCGGTGACCTCTTGCTTTACAAACATGCCATCACTTCGATCACCTCCGCAGACGGTAATTTCCGCCTTCATGGTGGTCGCGACTGA
- a CDS encoding DUF512 domain-containing protein: protein MLEILSVEAGSIANELGIQAGDSLVAVNGEPVNDLVDYLIEEPKESLHVALKRASGDPWVLDIEHDSEEPLGLVLPHPEPKQCGNNCVFCFVHQLPRGMRRTLYVKDEDYRFSFLYGAYVTLTNLSEQDLQRILNKKLSPLYVSVHAADHMLRQKLLGNPAPDVMPILQQLVAGGIEVHTQVVVCPQINDGEQLAQTCRELVALAPGVKSLAVVPVGLTGHRQRLPELRPHTRQEALDLVEWVEATQGHLLEMLGTRFIFAADELYLKAEKDFPSLSVYEELSQVENGVGLIPQFRSQADEVLDIAEPLDLPPISMVTGVSAADDIKAFARRLADKCGFDLRVHVIKNDFFSGHVTVTGLLTGQDLLAQLAEQDLGDILMIPDVMLREGEEVFLDDVSIDDLVERFDKQTEVFAADPWGLWDMLDTLSMELG, encoded by the coding sequence ATGCTTGAAATATTATCGGTAGAAGCTGGCAGTATTGCTAATGAACTGGGAATTCAGGCTGGAGACAGTCTTGTTGCAGTTAATGGCGAGCCTGTTAACGACCTGGTCGATTACCTGATCGAAGAACCCAAAGAGTCGCTCCATGTCGCATTGAAAAGAGCCTCCGGGGATCCGTGGGTGCTTGATATCGAGCACGATTCAGAGGAGCCTCTTGGCCTGGTCCTTCCGCATCCGGAACCTAAACAGTGCGGTAATAATTGTGTCTTTTGTTTTGTCCATCAACTACCGCGTGGCATGCGTCGAACCCTCTACGTCAAGGATGAGGATTACCGCTTCTCCTTTCTTTACGGCGCATACGTGACGCTGACCAACCTGTCTGAACAAGACCTGCAGAGAATCCTCAATAAAAAGTTGTCACCCTTGTACGTTTCTGTCCACGCCGCCGATCATATGTTGCGACAGAAGCTGCTGGGCAACCCTGCACCGGATGTTATGCCGATTCTGCAACAGTTGGTGGCAGGGGGCATCGAGGTGCATACCCAGGTGGTAGTTTGCCCGCAGATCAATGATGGAGAACAGCTGGCTCAAACCTGCAGAGAGTTGGTTGCCCTTGCGCCCGGTGTGAAATCTCTTGCTGTTGTACCTGTCGGGTTAACCGGCCACCGGCAGCGGCTTCCTGAACTGCGACCACATACGCGTCAGGAAGCTCTTGATCTGGTTGAATGGGTTGAAGCCACACAGGGGCACCTGCTTGAGATGCTTGGTACACGTTTCATCTTTGCTGCCGACGAACTTTACCTGAAAGCTGAGAAAGACTTCCCCTCCCTCTCTGTGTACGAAGAGCTGTCCCAGGTTGAGAATGGCGTTGGTTTGATTCCACAATTCAGATCACAGGCCGACGAGGTCCTCGATATCGCAGAGCCCCTGGATCTCCCGCCCATCAGTATGGTGACCGGGGTCTCCGCAGCCGATGATATTAAAGCCTTTGCTAGAAGGCTTGCCGACAAATGCGGCTTTGATTTGCGTGTGCATGTTATCAAAAACGATTTTTTTAGTGGCCATGTAACTGTTACAGGTCTTTTGACTGGTCAGGATTTACTTGCTCAACTGGCTGAACAAGACTTAGGTGACATTCTAATGATCCCTGATGTCATGCTTCGAGAGGGTGAAGAGGTTTTCCTCGATGACGTGAGCATTGATGATCTTGTAGAGCGTTTCGATAAACAGACTGAAGTTTTTGCTGCAGACCCATGGGGCCTTTGGGATATGCTTGACACCTTAAGTATGGAGCTTGGGTGA
- a CDS encoding Gfo/Idh/MocA family oxidoreductase: protein MQIALIGIGKIANYQMQAITHTPGIKLVDAHDLDANKAEELPGSVNFHDNLEKLLNKSKADAFLVSTPTPSHFEVAMRVIESDRIAIVEKPICTSQSEMDALLTAARTRKLPLYTAFHPAYGREVDWWREQRDARNFDLGALLGFDTCFADPYYIDGKLTLGAVGKAGAWSDSGISGLSALSRLIDPNSMELVDGRMTVIPSLACSQVQGLAVYSFVEQNNIAYGMVDTNWTLGKNYKTTRLRYENGLVALDHAKEVATLSLSGQDSLVFNLATDKPRLVNHYCGVFSDLTEMFSKGEDNTELSEVLHRLLFAALQH, encoded by the coding sequence ATGCAGATAGCGCTGATTGGAATCGGTAAGATTGCCAACTACCAGATGCAGGCCATTACCCATACGCCGGGAATCAAACTGGTTGATGCGCATGATCTGGATGCGAATAAAGCCGAGGAATTGCCGGGGAGTGTTAATTTCCATGACAACCTGGAAAAGTTGCTCAACAAATCGAAGGCTGATGCATTCCTCGTTTCGACTCCGACGCCCAGCCATTTCGAAGTCGCCATGCGGGTTATCGAATCTGACCGTATTGCGATTGTGGAGAAGCCTATCTGTACCAGCCAGTCCGAGATGGATGCTCTGTTAACAGCCGCACGCACGCGTAAACTGCCACTCTACACTGCTTTTCACCCTGCCTATGGCCGTGAAGTTGATTGGTGGCGCGAACAACGTGACGCCCGTAATTTTGATCTCGGTGCCCTGCTTGGGTTTGATACTTGTTTCGCCGACCCCTACTACATTGATGGCAAGCTAACCCTGGGCGCGGTTGGTAAGGCTGGCGCCTGGTCGGATAGCGGTATTAGTGGCTTGAGCGCACTGTCCCGATTGATCGATCCGAATTCTATGGAATTGGTGGATGGTCGAATGACCGTTATCCCTTCATTGGCATGCTCCCAAGTCCAGGGGCTGGCTGTTTATAGTTTTGTTGAGCAGAATAATATTGCCTATGGCATGGTTGATACCAACTGGACTCTTGGCAAGAACTATAAAACCACGCGACTGCGTTACGAAAATGGTCTTGTCGCTCTGGATCACGCCAAAGAAGTCGCGACTCTGAGCCTGAGTGGTCAAGATTCTCTGGTGTTTAACCTGGCCACTGACAAGCCTCGCCTGGTGAATCACTATTGTGGTGTCTTCTCAGACCTGACAGAGATGTTCAGCAAGGGAGAGGACAACACCGAGCTTTCCGAAGTGCTGCATCGTTTGCTCTTCGCTGCGCTGCAGCACTAA
- the mutL gene encoding DNA mismatch repair endonuclease MutL, with protein sequence MKNRIQILPENLANQIAAGEVVERPASVVKELIENSLDASASEVFVEIEKGGKALIKVTDNGYGMKKDDAFLCLERHATSKVSSAVDLFALHTMGFRGEALPAIASVTRLRLTTRSVDDETGWQIYAEGGTIRQADAVGVTPGTVVEVRNLFFNTPGRRKFLRKDETEFGHIADVVSRLALSRPDIHFRLLHNSRNVLEAYRHNRLEERAAAMLGRNVASDLLTVEADSGNGEMLVGLLGTPGISRSSTNNIYTYINGRFVRDRVVQHAILEAYRSLLEKRRYPIAVLFIDMPPESVDVNVHPTKHEVRFRNQQQVHDFIVTSLRDRLQQVSFEPARVSSAFQPSSFSPPPVTSAPQTPEQRVYRERVQESLAAFNEKVASVPTIAAVSTVKGEIDGWSTGRQETQSLPEGWRLIGQYLNSYLLCQADDELVLIDQHAAHERIGFERLRKQLASDGIESQALLFPMVLELEHREAAVLADNLDDFARFGFEVEAFGGRSFTVKSVPALVADVDVERLVRDLAAELNEIGRAAQLDDEIERVLAVLACHSMVRANQALSQSEMQQLLHDLAAIEFGSCCPHGRPIMHRLSKREVEKLFHRG encoded by the coding sequence ATGAAAAACAGAATCCAGATATTACCTGAAAACCTCGCTAATCAGATCGCCGCCGGTGAAGTGGTTGAGCGGCCGGCTTCGGTTGTGAAAGAGTTGATAGAAAACTCCCTTGACGCCTCCGCCAGCGAAGTCTTTGTAGAGATAGAGAAGGGCGGTAAAGCCCTGATCAAAGTCACTGACAACGGTTACGGCATGAAGAAGGATGATGCCTTCCTTTGCCTCGAGCGTCACGCCACCAGCAAGGTCTCCAGTGCCGTGGATCTCTTTGCTCTGCACACCATGGGTTTTCGTGGTGAGGCTCTCCCGGCCATCGCATCTGTGACCCGCTTACGTCTTACAACCCGCTCTGTTGATGATGAAACCGGCTGGCAGATTTACGCTGAAGGTGGCACAATCCGCCAGGCGGATGCCGTCGGTGTCACTCCCGGTACGGTCGTTGAAGTTCGCAATCTTTTCTTCAACACGCCCGGACGACGTAAATTCCTGCGTAAAGATGAAACTGAATTTGGCCACATCGCGGATGTCGTCTCAAGGTTGGCTTTGTCGCGGCCGGATATTCATTTTCGCCTCTTGCATAATAGCCGCAATGTTCTTGAGGCGTATCGTCACAACCGTCTGGAAGAACGTGCGGCAGCCATGCTGGGGCGCAATGTTGCTTCTGATTTGCTGACGGTAGAGGCGGATTCCGGAAACGGCGAGATGCTGGTCGGACTTTTAGGAACTCCTGGTATCAGCCGCTCATCAACAAACAATATCTATACATATATCAACGGTCGTTTTGTCCGTGACCGGGTTGTTCAACACGCCATTCTTGAAGCCTATCGGTCTTTACTGGAAAAACGACGTTATCCGATCGCAGTGCTCTTTATCGACATGCCGCCTGAGTCCGTCGATGTTAACGTCCATCCAACCAAGCATGAGGTCCGCTTTCGCAATCAGCAGCAGGTGCATGATTTTATCGTAACTTCACTGCGTGACCGCTTGCAGCAGGTCTCTTTCGAACCTGCTCGCGTTTCGAGTGCATTTCAACCCTCTTCTTTTAGCCCCCCTCCCGTTACCTCTGCTCCGCAAACGCCAGAACAACGGGTTTATCGCGAGCGCGTGCAGGAATCGCTGGCAGCCTTTAACGAAAAAGTCGCTAGCGTACCGACTATTGCCGCGGTTTCGACGGTTAAGGGTGAAATTGACGGTTGGTCGACAGGCCGCCAGGAGACGCAGTCACTACCTGAAGGTTGGCGCCTGATTGGACAGTACCTGAACAGTTATCTGTTGTGTCAGGCTGACGACGAGCTGGTTCTGATCGATCAGCACGCTGCTCATGAGCGTATCGGTTTTGAGAGGCTTCGTAAGCAGTTGGCATCTGATGGCATCGAGAGCCAGGCCTTGCTCTTCCCGATGGTCCTTGAGCTGGAACACCGTGAGGCGGCTGTTTTGGCAGATAATCTCGACGATTTCGCTCGCTTCGGCTTTGAGGTTGAAGCCTTCGGAGGACGATCTTTTACGGTGAAGTCAGTGCCTGCCCTGGTTGCGGATGTCGATGTCGAACGTCTTGTGCGTGATCTGGCTGCTGAATTGAATGAGATCGGTCGTGCCGCTCAACTTGATGATGAGATAGAGCGTGTTCTGGCCGTCCTTGCCTGCCACAGTATGGTGCGCGCCAATCAGGCTCTATCCCAGAGTGAGATGCAACAATTGTTACATGATCTCGCTGCCATTGAGTTCGGTAGCTGCTGTCCACACGGGAGGCCGATTATGCATCGTCTGTCAAAACGCGAAGTTGAGAAACTCTTCCATCGAGGCTAA
- a CDS encoding tetratricopeptide repeat protein: protein MANKDKLLANAQKFISKGQLPKAIGEYRKLVDTFPKDVRNRQKLAELLSRDNKSEDALAEYEVVAKHYTETGFYLKAIALFKQMQKIDASRVDIYLRLAELNENQGLIGNALTEYRNLISFYEKNQMYRESIEVLEKMLELDPENLNFAAKIAECYKASGQHDEALKRFLSIIEPISEKGEHLKVVKLYERFLDICPEDGSSRIPLALAFINTGSADKAIQILKGLLKKSPEDTIVNRYLAEAYVANRDHSNARLTLKHLLKLIGEDLDLRESYVRLCIDAGEPESARDRLEEWKDSFFQAERVFVLQGFYEELKALMGGDTVVTDTLAVIYEAVGETSKLDDLETSSKTSKASEEIADSALTDEAIDDVEALDMVGEDVPDDVEVPDLVADESDEDQPAEKVAAKNVELDLDLDLDLDGPELELEGATTEDADVSLPDVGEDDELEVEVEIDLDDMGDLDLDFDEELSFGEEVAEEEVAKEEEELSLDVDPEFDGVESDAPLEPFDSTFDAAPVGSLDDTDELEILEDLDELKEIETAAELEEVEDLEELEELDEIEELEVLEEVEELEVLEDVEELDVLEDVEPLEEVEPLAAASPAERVAFVSGINTVSELEEAEFYLQQGLYDDAERVLQPLMEHLPELPELQSKIDAINQSRLATEAEPEAIDFVDIMSDLQDDDFLAATDFLDSISGNAAADDELLQKTVSEIDSSDTESHFNLGIAYKEMGLYDDAIAEFEKAASSSSRALDCITLTGQCHMEAGETAAAMDAFKAGLAHEGLSEEGRMSLHFELGMLLQMNGQLLEALEFFQLVAEKDSFFRDVADLVKNLRRELGLDEKDIDDGPQGNRDRVSYV, encoded by the coding sequence TTGGCTAATAAAGATAAACTCCTCGCAAATGCCCAGAAATTCATTTCTAAGGGGCAACTCCCAAAAGCAATCGGCGAGTATAGAAAACTTGTCGACACTTTTCCTAAAGACGTGCGCAATCGGCAGAAGCTCGCCGAATTGCTTAGTCGCGATAACAAAAGCGAAGATGCCTTAGCTGAGTATGAAGTTGTTGCGAAGCATTACACTGAGACGGGCTTTTATCTTAAAGCCATCGCGTTGTTCAAACAAATGCAGAAGATTGACGCTTCCAGAGTTGATATCTATCTCCGCCTGGCAGAACTCAATGAAAATCAGGGGTTGATCGGTAATGCTCTGACAGAGTATCGCAATCTGATCTCTTTCTACGAAAAGAACCAGATGTACCGGGAATCGATCGAAGTTCTTGAGAAGATGCTTGAGCTTGACCCCGAGAATCTAAACTTTGCGGCTAAAATTGCAGAGTGCTACAAGGCTTCGGGCCAACATGATGAAGCCCTGAAACGTTTTCTGTCGATCATTGAGCCTATCAGTGAAAAAGGGGAACATCTCAAGGTCGTCAAGCTCTACGAACGCTTTCTGGACATCTGCCCCGAAGATGGCAGCTCAAGAATCCCCCTTGCACTGGCTTTTATCAATACCGGTTCTGCAGACAAGGCGATTCAGATTTTAAAGGGATTGCTTAAGAAGTCTCCTGAAGACACTATTGTTAATCGCTACCTGGCGGAAGCCTATGTTGCCAACAGGGATCATTCCAACGCACGTCTCACTCTCAAACATCTCCTGAAACTCATCGGTGAAGATCTTGACCTTCGTGAAAGTTACGTTCGTCTCTGCATTGATGCCGGCGAACCTGAGAGTGCTCGAGATCGCCTGGAAGAATGGAAAGATTCCTTCTTCCAAGCAGAACGCGTCTTTGTTCTGCAAGGTTTTTATGAAGAACTGAAAGCCCTTATGGGCGGTGATACGGTTGTTACTGACACGCTTGCTGTTATTTATGAGGCTGTTGGTGAAACCTCAAAGCTGGATGATCTAGAGACGTCGTCAAAAACGTCTAAAGCTTCTGAGGAGATCGCTGACTCGGCCTTGACCGATGAGGCGATTGACGACGTGGAAGCTCTCGATATGGTCGGTGAAGATGTCCCCGATGATGTCGAAGTCCCCGACCTTGTCGCCGACGAGTCTGACGAGGATCAGCCCGCAGAAAAGGTTGCCGCTAAAAACGTTGAACTCGACCTGGACCTGGATTTGGACCTTGACGGTCCCGAACTGGAACTTGAGGGGGCCACAACTGAAGATGCTGACGTATCACTTCCGGATGTTGGGGAAGACGATGAGTTAGAAGTAGAAGTTGAGATCGATCTTGATGACATGGGAGATCTGGATCTTGACTTTGACGAAGAGCTTTCCTTCGGAGAAGAGGTCGCCGAAGAAGAGGTTGCCAAAGAAGAGGAAGAACTTTCACTTGACGTTGATCCCGAATTTGACGGTGTTGAAAGCGATGCGCCTCTTGAGCCCTTTGACAGTACGTTTGACGCTGCACCTGTCGGCTCTCTGGATGATACTGACGAACTTGAAATCCTTGAAGACCTTGACGAACTGAAAGAAATCGAGACTGCTGCAGAGCTCGAAGAGGTCGAGGATCTGGAAGAGCTCGAAGAGTTAGACGAGATTGAAGAACTCGAAGTCCTCGAGGAGGTTGAGGAACTGGAGGTCCTTGAAGACGTTGAGGAACTCGATGTCCTTGAGGATGTTGAACCGCTCGAAGAAGTGGAACCGCTTGCCGCTGCATCGCCTGCTGAAAGGGTAGCTTTTGTTTCAGGGATCAATACTGTTTCTGAGCTGGAAGAAGCCGAGTTTTACCTTCAGCAGGGATTGTACGATGATGCCGAGAGGGTCTTGCAGCCCCTGATGGAGCACCTCCCTGAGTTGCCTGAACTACAGTCGAAGATAGATGCAATCAACCAGAGTCGTCTCGCTACAGAAGCAGAACCCGAAGCGATTGATTTTGTCGACATCATGTCTGACCTGCAGGATGATGATTTCCTTGCCGCAACAGACTTCCTCGACTCCATCAGCGGCAATGCTGCCGCCGATGATGAGCTGTTACAGAAAACGGTTTCGGAGATCGACTCTTCCGATACGGAATCTCACTTCAATCTCGGTATTGCCTATAAAGAGATGGGCCTTTATGATGATGCTATTGCCGAATTTGAGAAAGCGGCGAGCTCATCGTCCCGCGCCCTTGATTGCATTACTCTGACAGGCCAATGTCATATGGAAGCAGGCGAAACAGCCGCTGCAATGGACGCATTCAAGGCCGGTCTTGCTCATGAAGGCCTCTCTGAAGAAGGGCGCATGTCTCTTCACTTTGAGCTGGGCATGCTTCTCCAGATGAACGGTCAGCTGCTGGAGGCGCTTGAATTCTTCCAGTTGGTCGCGGAGAAAGATTCTTTCTTTAGAGATGTTGCAGATCTTGTCAAGAACTTACGTCGTGAGCTTGGTCTTGACGAAAAAGATATTGATGACGGCCCACAAGGGAATCGTGATCGTGTTTCCTATGTTTAA